A stretch of DNA from Paenibacillus sp. FSL W8-0186:
AATTCTCGGGGACATCGGTGATGTAGTAACGATTGAAATTGTACGGGGGGCGACGTACGCTCCCCAGAATGTCATCTATAGAATTGAAAATGTGGTCAGCGAATCTACAGATACCCAATTGACGAACTTTGTGGCTGCTGATATTCATGCGCCGGCTGCACCGGAAACCATTTACAGCAGCTACGTGTCCGGCATCTCGACATCGGTTCGAAACGGCCCAGAATCATTCGTCGGCATGGCGTCAACCCCTTAATATTGTTCTTGTACGAAAGCTTGTCAGATAAATCAGGCAGGCTTTCGAGCTTTTTCTTGAAAAATCTTGAAAGCCGCCTCGGAAAGGATGAGGCTAATGAAGCGGCTTAAAATATTATTTATTACGAAAGATTTCAGCCAGTATTTAGAACGGAATTTTCATTATTTGCAGTTGGAGCTGGCGAAGCATGCTGATCTGGCGCTTTGTCACGAGGGAGGCAGGCTGGACGAGATTCTGCAACGGATACCGTTTACCCCCGATTTTATCCTGTTGAACGATATGTTTCACTCGACGCATTGTCCTCCGGTAGAAGGGGTATTCGATCTGCAAATCCCTTGGGGAATGATTATGCATGACCTCCATGGACATGTTGACAAGCGAAGGGAGTTTCTGGCTAACAGGCCGGAGAATATCTTTACAATTTACCGCAGCGCTTTTCGCCAAAGATATCCCGAATATGAGGGGAAATTACACTGGCTGCCCCATTTTGCCGAACCTACCGTATTTCAAAACTATAATCAGCCCAAGGACATTGATATTTTGCTCATGGGAGCCATCAACCGGCGAATATATCCGCTGCGTCATTTAATGAAGAATACGTATATGAGAAGGCCGGGCTTTGTCTTTCATAAGCACCCGGGGTATGTCAATTTCGAATCTGATCAACAAGTGCTGGTTGCTCAAAAGTTTGCCATAGAAGCCAACCGTGCAAAAATCTTTCTGACATGTGATTCTATTTATAAATATTCTTTGCGCAAATACTTCGAAGTGCTGGCCAGTTATACGCTATTAATGGCCCCGCCGAACGAGGATTTAAGAGATTTGGGCTTTAGGCCGGGAGTACATTTCGTTGCGATTTCGGAGCGAGATTATG
This window harbors:
- a CDS encoding glycosyltransferase; its protein translation is MKRLKILFITKDFSQYLERNFHYLQLELAKHADLALCHEGGRLDEILQRIPFTPDFILLNDMFHSTHCPPVEGVFDLQIPWGMIMHDLHGHVDKRREFLANRPENIFTIYRSAFRQRYPEYEGKLHWLPHFAEPTVFQNYNQPKDIDILLMGAINRRIYPLRHLMKNTYMRRPGFVFHKHPGYVNFESDQQVLVAQKFAIEANRAKIFLTCDSIYKYSLRKYFEVLASYTLLMAPPNEDLRDLGFRPGVHFVAISERDYEEKVEFYLRPENDALREQITRQGYEFIHEKHTTAVRAQKLLTIIQNIVKSR